The nucleotide window CCTTCGGCCATGACAGCAATACGGTTGGATTCCTTTACTTTTAATTCGGCAGCGTCCCGTATGACCGTAGTTCCTTCTGCGAAGCAGGCGGCGACGGCGATGATGGGAAGCTCATCGATTAAAGTGGGGATGATTCCACCTTCGATCACTGTACTGTGGAGAGCGCCGGATTTCACCAAAATGTCGGCAGCCGGTTCTCCGGAGCAGACACGCGGATTCAGAAGAGTGATATCAGCCCCCATATTCTGGAATACCCGGAGGATCCCATCTCTGGTAGGATTTATGCCTACATTTTTTAAGAGCAGTTCAGAACCGGGAACCAGGATTCCCGCGGCCAGAAAATAGGCGGCGGATGAGATATCGCCGGGAACCAGTATCTCCTGTGCATAGAGCTCTTCAGGAGGCGTTATGGATGCCGCCTTGTTTTCCGTGGTGATGTGTGCTCCAAAGGCCTGCAGCATAAGCTCCGTGTGGTTCCGGGAAACAAACGGCTCTGTCACCTGTGTGACGCCGTCAGCATAGAGGCCGGCCAGAAGGACGGCGGATTTCACCTGGGCGGAGGCGACAGGAGAATTATAATGAGTACCGTGCAGTTCCTGTCCGTGGATACGGAGAGGGGCGCAGCCATTTCCGCGTATGCTTATGATGTCGGCTCCCATTTGGGAAAGAGGAGCGATGATCCGGGCCATGGGGCGCTTCTGGATGGAAGAGTCGCCGGTCAGCTCTGTGGAAAAGGCCTGTGCGGAAAGGATTCCCGATATCAGACGAACAGTGGTGCCGCTGTTTCCGCAGTCCAGGATTCTTTTCGGGGCCTTGAGCCCGCGGAGGCCGTTTCCGTGGATGAGTACCTCTGTTCCTCTATTTTCGACGGGGATGCCCATTGCCCGGAAGCAGCCGATGGTGGACAGGCAATCGGCGCCCTGGAGAAAATTCTTCACCCGCGTGGTGCCGCGGGCCAGTGCGCCGAGCATGATGCTTCTATGGGAAATAGATTTATCACCGGGTACGGTGATTTCTCCTTTTAATGGTCTTGTCATGTTTTTACCTCAAATCTGGGGATACAGGTCTATGCGGTTCTTTACCTGTGATACACGGTATAGCGGCATTGAGTCAGCAGATCGACCGCTCTTAAAGAAGCGTCTTCCTCATAAAATTCTATTTTAAGGACGCCTTCCTCAAACTCACGGTTGTGTATGATCCCTATGTTCTTGATGCTGATCTGATGGGCTGCCAGAATGGTGGCGATGGTGGCGATTGCTCCTGATTCATCCACGATGTCGCAATACAGAGAGTATTCCTTTTTGATCGGGCCGGAAGAACGGTCCGGTATGGAATTCCTGTATTCTCTGGAGGTGTCAAATAAATCGTATACGGCTTCGTCATCGCCACCGGCTACTGCTGTACGCACCTGCTCTAAGGAAGCGATATAGTCTCCAAGGATGGCCTGGATATTCTCCCGGTTGGTTGCACAGATCTGCTGCCACATGACAGGAGAAGAGGAGGCGATTCTTGTGATGTCCTTGAAGCCTCCGGCGGCCACCAGCTTCATTGTCTGTTCCGGCGTATCTTTATCCTTTACCAGATTAACCAGGCTGGAGGCGATGAGGTGCGGCAGATGACTGATGCCGGCGACGATATAATCGTGCTGCCGGTAATCTAAGATCAGGGGAAGGGCCGACAGCGACAGCGCCAGCCGGCGAAGCTCTTCCACCTTTTCCGGCGGAGAAAAAGGCGTGGGTGTGATCACATAATAGGCGTTTTCCACCAGATGGTCGGTGGAATACTGATAGCCGCTTTTTTCGGAACCGGCCATGGGATGGCCGCCGATGAAATTGGCCTCCAGACCCATTTTCTCAACCGCTTCATGAATATTTGTCTTTACGCTGCCCACATCGGTGAGGATGGCATCTTTCCTGAGATAGGGCCGGATGGCTGTCAGGTATTCTTCGTTATAAGAAACCGGAGTACACAGAAAAATGTAGTCACATCTTGAAAGGTTTTCATCCACGCCGTCCAAAGCTTCGTCGATGGTCCCGTCCCGCAGCGCAGCGTCTAAAGTGGAGCGGTGGCGGGCGTAAGCCATGATATGGTGATTCTGGTCAGCGCGTTTGAAGCCCTTGGCAATGGAGCCGCCGATAAGGCCCAGACCGATGAAGCCTAATGTCAGATTATTCATCGAAACATCCTTCCTGCCAGTTTGGCGTAGGGATCAAGATTGTCGCAGAGCTGCTCGAAATCCTCGAAGGTCAGAGACTGAGGGCCGTCGGAGAGAGCACATTCCGGACAGGGGTGTACTTCTATCATCAGGCCGTCGGCTCCCGCCGCGATGGCAGCCTTTGAAAGAGGAGCTACGTAAGCGCGGACTCCCGTCGCATGGCTGGGATCTACGATGACCGGCAGATGAGTCTTGGCCTTGAGGACGGGCACCGCACTTAAGTCCAGAGTATTCCTGGTGGCTTTTTCAAAGGTACGGATACCGCGTTCACAAAGGACCACATTGGCATTTCCTTCGGCTACTATGTATTCGGCGGCGTTCAGCCATTCGTCGACGGTGGCGGAGAGGCCGCGTTTAAGCATTACCGGAATGCCGGTCTTGCCGACTTCTTTTAACAGTTCAAAATTCTGCATGTTCCTGGCGCCGATCTGTATCATGTCCACATATTTAACGGCGATCTCCAGGGCATGGATACTGGTCACTTCGCAGATGGTCCGCAGATCTGCGGCTTCTCCGGCATCCTTCATATATTGAAGGCCTGTCTCCTCCAGTCCCTGGAAGGAGTAGGGAGAGGTACGGGGCTTGTAAGCGCCTCCCCGCAGCATGGAAGCGCCGGCTTTTTTCACAGCCATGGCCGTTTCCATGACCTGGTCCGCGCTTTCCACGGCACAGGGGCCTGCCATGATGGTCAGAGTTCCCGGGCCAATGGATACGTTTCCAACGGTGATGGTGGAATCTTCGGGATGAAATTTTTTATTTGTCAGCTTATAGCTTTCGGTGACCGGCACGATCCTGTCCACGCCGGGAGCAATTTCTATATTGGAATGGGCCAGCTTAGTCTTGTCGCCCACTACGCCGATGATGGTTACCTGGGAGCCCTGAGAAAGATGAGCGGTCAGTCCTTTGGATTCGATCATTTCCACAATGTGATCCACATTTCCTCGGGTAACGCCGGGTTTCATAATGATGATCATAATGTTATGTCCTTTCTGTATTTCCTCATATCATGGGTATTGTAAAACAGAAAACCGGCTTTGTCAACGCTTTTTCACGTTAAAGCGTAACGGACTAAAGTAATTTATACAATTCAGATATTTTTGTTGCTATTCTCAAAACTTTTTAGTACAATATAACTAAGTCTTGGGATGAAGGATTTATGACATCTTGCCGTCAGATTTTGGAACGGCGTGGGGACAAATACAGAAAAAAGGGAGGAAGTATCTTATGAACGTTTTTGAATCGGAAAGAATTCGCAACGTCGTATTATTGGGGCATGGAGGTGCAGGTAAGACGACTCTGGTGGAAGCGATGGCTCATGTCACCGGAGTTACCACGCGTCAGGGTAAAATAACGGACGGAAATACCATAAGCGATTTCGATAAAGAAGAAACAAAACGTCTGTTTTCGGTTTCCACAACTGTGATTCCCATCATGTGGGAAGGGATTAAGATTAATTTTTTGGACACTCCCGGCTATTTTGATTTCGTGGGAGAAGTGGAAGAGGCTCTAGACGTCGCAGACGCGGCGATTATCGTGATAAATGGAAAATCCGGCGTAGAAGTAGGGACCCAGAAGGCATGGGATTTCTGTGAGAAGCATGATCTGCCCAGGATTATCTTTGTTACCAATATGGATGATGACAACGCCAGCTACCGTCAGATCGTGGAGGATTTGCAGGGACTTTACGGAAAGAAGATCGCTCCGTTCCATCTGCCCATCCGTGAGAATGAACGGTTTGTAGGCTTCGTAAACGTGGTCAAGATGAAGGGCAGGAGATTCCTTAGCCTGAGTGATTATGAGGAATGTGAGATTCCGGATTACTCCATGAAAAACCTGGAGCTTTGCCGGGAAGCACTGATGGAATCCGTGGCGGAGACCAGTGAGGAATACATGGACCGCTATTTTGCGGGTGAAGAGTTTACATATGATGAGATATCCATTGCCCTCAGGACTCATGTGATGGACGGTTCGATCGTCCCGGTACTTATGGGCGCCGGAGTAAACGGACAGGGCACCACGATGCTCCTTCAGGCGGTGGAAAAATATTTTGCCTCGCCGGAAAAACTGGAGCTTTCGGGGACCAACGCGGTTACCGGAGATATCTTCGAAGCGAATTATCAGGATGCAAATCCTCTCAGTGTGAAAGTGTGGAAGACTCTGGTGGACCCTTTTATCGGAAAATATTCTTATGTGAAGGTCTGCTCCGGCGTGCTCCGTCCGGATTCGGCCCTCTATAACGCGAATAAGGAAGCCGAGGAAAAGGTTGCCAAGCTGTACGTGATGCGCGGCAAAGAGGCTATTGAGGTGTCGGCGTTAAGAAGCGGAGACATTGGAGCCATTCCGAAGCTGACCGTGACGAATACAGGAGATACGCTCTCCACAAAGGCGGTTCCGGTGGTATTTGACAGGCCCGCCATCTCCAAGCCTTATACATATATGAGCTATAAAGCGAAGAACAAGGGAGATGAGGATAAGATCGCAGGTGCTCTCGGCAAGCTGATGGAAGAGGATCTGACGCTTAAATCGGTCGTTGATAAAGAAAACAGGCAGAGCCTCCTTTATGGAATCGGCGACCAGCAGCTGGAGGTAGTGGTCAGC belongs to Qiania dongpingensis and includes:
- the aroA gene encoding 3-phosphoshikimate 1-carboxyvinyltransferase, translated to MTRPLKGEITVPGDKSISHRSIMLGALARGTTRVKNFLQGADCLSTIGCFRAMGIPVENRGTEVLIHGNGLRGLKAPKRILDCGNSGTTVRLISGILSAQAFSTELTGDSSIQKRPMARIIAPLSQMGADIISIRGNGCAPLRIHGQELHGTHYNSPVASAQVKSAVLLAGLYADGVTQVTEPFVSRNHTELMLQAFGAHITTENKAASITPPEELYAQEILVPGDISSAAYFLAAGILVPGSELLLKNVGINPTRDGILRVFQNMGADITLLNPRVCSGEPAADILVKSGALHSTVIEGGIIPTLIDELPIIAVAACFAEGTTVIRDAAELKVKESNRIAVMAEGLSAMGADVEETEDGMVIRGGLPLHSAVIDSRQDHRIAMSFTVAGLMSDGIPDIKGQDCVSISYPAFYEDLEKLSN
- a CDS encoding prephenate dehydrogenase, which produces MNNLTLGFIGLGLIGGSIAKGFKRADQNHHIMAYARHRSTLDAALRDGTIDEALDGVDENLSRCDYIFLCTPVSYNEEYLTAIRPYLRKDAILTDVGSVKTNIHEAVEKMGLEANFIGGHPMAGSEKSGYQYSTDHLVENAYYVITPTPFSPPEKVEELRRLALSLSALPLILDYRQHDYIVAGISHLPHLIASSLVNLVKDKDTPEQTMKLVAAGGFKDITRIASSSPVMWQQICATNRENIQAILGDYIASLEQVRTAVAGGDDEAVYDLFDTSREYRNSIPDRSSGPIKKEYSLYCDIVDESGAIATIATILAAHQISIKNIGIIHNREFEEGVLKIEFYEEDASLRAVDLLTQCRYTVYHR
- the aroF gene encoding 3-deoxy-7-phosphoheptulonate synthase, which gives rise to MIIIMKPGVTRGNVDHIVEMIESKGLTAHLSQGSQVTIIGVVGDKTKLAHSNIEIAPGVDRIVPVTESYKLTNKKFHPEDSTITVGNVSIGPGTLTIMAGPCAVESADQVMETAMAVKKAGASMLRGGAYKPRTSPYSFQGLEETGLQYMKDAGEAADLRTICEVTSIHALEIAVKYVDMIQIGARNMQNFELLKEVGKTGIPVMLKRGLSATVDEWLNAAEYIVAEGNANVVLCERGIRTFEKATRNTLDLSAVPVLKAKTHLPVIVDPSHATGVRAYVAPLSKAAIAAGADGLMIEVHPCPECALSDGPQSLTFEDFEQLCDNLDPYAKLAGRMFR
- a CDS encoding elongation factor G, which encodes MNVFESERIRNVVLLGHGGAGKTTLVEAMAHVTGVTTRQGKITDGNTISDFDKEETKRLFSVSTTVIPIMWEGIKINFLDTPGYFDFVGEVEEALDVADAAIIVINGKSGVEVGTQKAWDFCEKHDLPRIIFVTNMDDDNASYRQIVEDLQGLYGKKIAPFHLPIRENERFVGFVNVVKMKGRRFLSLSDYEECEIPDYSMKNLELCREALMESVAETSEEYMDRYFAGEEFTYDEISIALRTHVMDGSIVPVLMGAGVNGQGTTMLLQAVEKYFASPEKLELSGTNAVTGDIFEANYQDANPLSVKVWKTLVDPFIGKYSYVKVCSGVLRPDSALYNANKEAEEKVAKLYVMRGKEAIEVSALRSGDIGAIPKLTVTNTGDTLSTKAVPVVFDRPAISKPYTYMSYKAKNKGDEDKIAGALGKLMEEDLTLKSVVDKENRQSLLYGIGDQQLEVVVSKLFNRYKVEVELAKPKIAFRETIKGKVKVQGKHKKQSGGHGQYGDVVIEFEPSGDLEKPYVFEEKIVGGVVPRNYFPAVEKGIQESVLKGPLAGYPVVGLKATLVFGSYHAVDSSEMAFKMATILAVKKAFSEPDAKPVLLEPIASLKVSVPDRFTGDIMGDLNKRRGRVLGMNPDHAGNQVIEADIPMSELIGYSTDLRSMTGGIGDFEYEFTRYEQAPSDVQAKEIAARAAEE